The genomic interval GTCGCGGCGTTCGAGGAGGTGGCCTGAAATGGAGCGCTACGACCAGGCGCGCTTCAGCCAGGCGGACGACGCCGAGTACGAACCCCTGCTCTCCGAGAAGAGCACCGAGGAAGTCGAGGTCGAGTCCTCGCTCCCGGACGACCTCACGCGGGACTCGCTCGAACTCCCCGACCTCTCCGAACCCGAACTCGTCCGGCACTACGTCCGGCTGAGCCAGCAGAACTACGGCGTCGACACCGGCCCCTACCCGCTCGGGTCGTGCACGATGAAGTACAACCCGAAGTTCACCGAAGACCTCGCGGCCCGTCCCGAGGCGGCCGTCCACCCCGACCGCTCCGAGGAGAGCGTGCAGGGCACGCTCGGCCTCCTCCACGGCCTCCAGGAGCAGTTGAAGAAGATCGGCGGAATGGACGCGGTGACGCTCCAGCCGCCCGCGGGCGCGGCCGGCGAGTTCGCCGGCATCCTCCTCGCGAAGGCCTACCACGAGTCCCGGGGGGAGGGCGCACAACGCGACGAAATCGTCATCCCCGACTCGGCGCACGGCACGAACTTCGCGTCCGCCGCGCTCGGCGGCTACGACGTGGTTGAACTCCCGTCCGCCGACGACGGCCGCGTCGACCTCGACGCCCTGGAGGCCGCGGTCGGCGAGAACACCGCCGCCCTGATGCTCACGAACCCGAACACGCTCGGCCTCTTCGAGCGCGACATCGAGGAAATCGCGGACGTCGTCCACGACGCCGGGGGACTGCTCTACTACGACGGCGCGAACCTGAACGCGCTCCTCGGGCGCGCCCGCCCCGGCGACATGGGCTTCGACATCATGCACTTCAACGTCCACAAGACGTTCGCCACCCCGCACGGGGGCGGCGGCCCCGGAGCCGGCCCGGTCGGCGTCACCGACGACCTCGCGGAGTTCCTCCCGAACCCCCAGGTCAGGGAGACCGACGCCGGCTTCGAGTTCTTCGAACCCGAC from Salarchaeum japonicum carries:
- the gcvPB gene encoding aminomethyl-transferring glycine dehydrogenase subunit GcvPB produces the protein MERYDQARFSQADDAEYEPLLSEKSTEEVEVESSLPDDLTRDSLELPDLSEPELVRHYVRLSQQNYGVDTGPYPLGSCTMKYNPKFTEDLAARPEAAVHPDRSEESVQGTLGLLHGLQEQLKKIGGMDAVTLQPPAGAAGEFAGILLAKAYHESRGEGAQRDEIVIPDSAHGTNFASAALGGYDVVELPSADDGRVDLDALEAAVGENTAALMLTNPNTLGLFERDIEEIADVVHDAGGLLYYDGANLNALLGRARPGDMGFDIMHFNVHKTFATPHGGGGPGAGPVGVTDDLAEFLPNPQVRETDAGFEFFEPDSSIGKVHGFYGNWLVLVKAYAYIARLGDDGLGDAAAKAVLNANYLAEQVEYDVPFEPFHHEFVASAGDQDAADVAKRMLDYAVHPPTTKWPEIVSEALMTEPTEVESKRTLDQLAAAFNAVADESTETIESAPERTTARRIDQTEAARNPRLSWHALDN